A genome region from Streptomyces sp. NBC_00239 includes the following:
- a CDS encoding NAD(P)/FAD-dependent oxidoreductase, with amino-acid sequence MYDVIVIGARCAGSPTAMLFAQQGYRVLLLEKAKFPQDTLSSHYLHMEGVALLNRWGLLEKIAESGAQPITRQSYTGPGVRVEGFSLPIDGLTTTYAPRRYVLDPILAEGAVAAGVDFQQGCAVNDLLWEDDRVVGVKYTTPGGAQATERARLVVGADGMRSLVARKVRAENVIEHPRLTCTYYSYWAGVPSHFELYERPGQWIGVLPTNDNLTLLMSYFPQQDYGQVRKSVEDFYLEAFRSTAPELYERMQEGERVEQLYGTGHQENYFRKAYGPGWVLVGDSVTHKDSITARGITEAFVQAQSLTDHIGANLHEDAALNSALRRYEDDLGGATLNHYQGALNVAELKPEGRVEMLQKLVGHQEHIDRYFSTLSGACSIDDFYNDELLTLLDQS; translated from the coding sequence ATGTACGACGTGATTGTCATCGGTGCCCGTTGTGCGGGGTCGCCGACGGCCATGCTATTCGCGCAGCAGGGTTATCGAGTGCTGCTCCTGGAAAAGGCGAAATTCCCTCAGGACACGCTGTCCTCGCACTACCTCCACATGGAGGGCGTGGCGCTGCTCAACCGCTGGGGGCTGCTGGAGAAGATCGCCGAGTCGGGCGCCCAGCCGATCACCCGCCAGAGCTACACGGGCCCCGGCGTCCGCGTCGAGGGCTTCTCGCTGCCCATCGACGGCCTGACGACCACGTACGCGCCGCGGCGCTACGTGCTCGACCCGATCCTCGCCGAGGGCGCGGTGGCGGCCGGCGTGGACTTCCAGCAGGGCTGCGCGGTCAACGACCTCCTCTGGGAGGACGACCGGGTCGTCGGCGTCAAGTACACGACGCCCGGCGGTGCCCAGGCGACCGAGCGCGCCCGCCTGGTCGTCGGCGCGGACGGCATGCGCTCGCTGGTGGCCCGCAAGGTCCGCGCGGAGAACGTCATCGAGCACCCGCGCCTGACCTGCACCTACTACAGCTACTGGGCCGGCGTCCCGTCCCACTTCGAGCTGTACGAGCGGCCGGGGCAGTGGATCGGCGTCCTGCCGACCAACGACAACCTCACGCTGCTGATGTCCTACTTCCCGCAGCAGGACTACGGCCAGGTCCGCAAGTCGGTCGAGGACTTCTACCTGGAGGCCTTCCGCTCCACGGCGCCCGAGCTCTACGAGCGCATGCAGGAGGGCGAGCGCGTCGAGCAGCTCTACGGCACCGGCCACCAGGAGAACTACTTCCGCAAGGCCTACGGCCCCGGCTGGGTGCTCGTCGGCGACTCGGTGACCCACAAGGACTCCATCACCGCCCGCGGCATCACCGAGGCCTTCGTCCAGGCCCAGTCGCTCACCGACCACATCGGGGCCAACCTGCACGAGGACGCCGCGCTCAACTCGGCGCTGCGGCGCTACGAGGACGACCTCGGCGGCGCGACCCTCAACCACTACCAGGGCGCGCTCAACGTGGCCGAGCTCAAGCCCGAGGGCCGCGTGGAGATGCTGCAGAAGCTGGTCGGCCACCAGGAGCACATCGACCGGTACTTCTCGACCCTGTCGGGTGCCTGCTCCATCGACGACTTCTACAACGACGAACTTCTGACCCTGCTCGACCAGAGCTGA
- a CDS encoding acyl carrier protein, with product MIADRVLAIWRRELENDEISVDHDFFALGGQSLIMVRIQGAYMDELDVEVPMDQMFLNPTVASISAYIESLGVPAQ from the coding sequence ATGATTGCCGACCGCGTGCTCGCCATCTGGCGCCGTGAACTCGAGAACGACGAAATTTCGGTTGACCACGACTTCTTCGCCCTGGGCGGCCAGTCCCTGATCATGGTCAGGATTCAGGGCGCCTATATGGACGAGCTGGACGTCGAGGTCCCCATGGACCAGATGTTCCTCAACCCGACGGTGGCGTCGATCTCGGCGTACATCGAGTCCCTGGGCGTACCGGCCCAGTAG
- a CDS encoding amino acid adenylation domain-containing protein, translating into MILQGKRVALPAAPVVHRKFEANVDATPDAVAVFWAGQEVTYAELDVKANRFAHFLAARGHGRGAKVGVCLDYSIDMLVAILGTLKAGAAYVPFDPAYPTARLELLLGQVPDLALIVASPATAAMVESAKAEAVDLQQLADELAALPAARPDVAVTGDDICYAVFTSGSTGTPKLTAVRHEGWFNLMNWLTVEYGLTGESNHLVVSAFGFDLSQRSLMTPLFCGATQNLMASRNFDAMMAYRLLSERGIRVVHCASSTLYLLVDWETARRGDALTKLDYVLFGGEALKAERLTDWMRREGNTCTLLHQYGVAECTDVATSYDLANHRPGEQAVPPVGTPAYNTGVHLLDEELRGVAPGEPGEIYISGASVGAGYLNNGPENAKFTTIEVDGEPLRAYRTGDRGHVNEAGELIVLGRIDSQVKVRGMRIDPNDIERALARLDGVREAAVVVTYTDSGEAELSAFIVPAGEDLAENDLRAGLLETLPRNMVPARFTNIPVIPLSPNGKVDRAALAAESSRQYATSGTAA; encoded by the coding sequence ATGATCCTTCAGGGAAAGCGGGTCGCCCTGCCCGCGGCGCCCGTCGTCCACCGGAAGTTCGAGGCGAACGTGGACGCCACTCCCGACGCCGTCGCCGTCTTCTGGGCCGGCCAGGAGGTGACGTACGCGGAGCTGGACGTCAAGGCGAATCGTTTCGCCCACTTCCTCGCCGCGCGCGGACACGGCCGCGGCGCGAAGGTCGGCGTCTGCCTCGACTACTCGATCGACATGCTGGTCGCCATCCTCGGCACCCTGAAGGCCGGCGCGGCCTACGTCCCCTTCGACCCGGCCTACCCGACGGCGCGCCTGGAGCTGCTGCTGGGCCAGGTGCCCGACCTCGCCCTGATCGTGGCCTCGCCCGCGACGGCCGCGATGGTCGAGTCGGCGAAGGCCGAGGCCGTCGACCTCCAGCAGCTCGCCGACGAGCTCGCCGCCCTCCCGGCGGCCCGCCCCGACGTCGCCGTCACCGGCGACGACATCTGCTACGCGGTCTTCACGTCCGGGTCCACCGGCACGCCGAAGCTGACCGCGGTGCGGCACGAGGGCTGGTTCAACCTGATGAACTGGCTGACGGTCGAGTACGGCCTGACCGGCGAGTCGAACCACCTGGTCGTCAGCGCGTTCGGGTTCGACCTCTCGCAGCGCAGCCTGATGACGCCGCTGTTCTGCGGCGCCACCCAGAACCTGATGGCGAGCCGCAACTTCGACGCCATGATGGCCTACCGCCTGCTGAGCGAGCGCGGCATCCGCGTGGTGCACTGCGCCTCCAGCACCCTCTACCTCCTCGTCGACTGGGAGACCGCGCGCCGCGGCGACGCGCTCACCAAGCTCGACTACGTCCTCTTCGGCGGCGAGGCCCTCAAGGCCGAACGGCTCACGGACTGGATGCGGCGCGAGGGCAACACCTGCACCCTCCTGCACCAGTACGGCGTCGCCGAGTGCACGGACGTCGCGACCTCGTACGACCTCGCGAACCACCGGCCCGGCGAGCAGGCCGTCCCGCCCGTCGGCACGCCGGCCTACAACACCGGCGTCCACCTCCTCGACGAGGAGCTGCGCGGTGTCGCGCCGGGCGAGCCGGGCGAGATCTACATCTCCGGGGCCAGCGTCGGCGCCGGCTACCTCAACAACGGTCCCGAGAACGCCAAGTTCACGACGATCGAGGTCGACGGGGAGCCGCTGCGCGCCTACCGCACGGGCGACCGCGGCCACGTGAACGAAGCCGGCGAGCTCATCGTCCTCGGCCGGATCGACTCCCAGGTGAAGGTGCGCGGCATGCGCATCGACCCCAACGACATCGAGCGCGCGCTCGCCCGGCTGGACGGGGTCCGCGAGGCCGCCGTGGTGGTCACGTACACCGACTCCGGCGAGGCCGAGCTGAGCGCCTTCATCGTCCCGGCCGGGGAGGACCTCGCCGAGAACGACCTGCGCGCCGGGCTGCTGGAGACGCTGCCGCGGAACATGGTGCCGGCCCGGTTCACGAACATCCCGGTCATTCCGCTCAGCCCGAACGGGAAAGTGGACCGCGCGGCACTGGCCGCCGAGAGCAGCCGGCAGTACGCCACCAGCGGCACCGCGGCATAG
- a CDS encoding LmbU family transcriptional regulator: MSGAVRTASSYKARPVAGSAEPAQRDVVLSFVGSQAKVQKSGMILPQNLSERSWEQIGTNLRELANSSVWWLADWMNYGEATYGWRRYKEAIERTGLDYQTLRNYSWVARRFEHHRRRDSLSFAHHAEVARLAPPEQEYWLRKAEQQKWSRNELRRSVRASLAVQSDKAELTAGGDEQQDVPRLADSAAAHKRQQKVAKLTIELPAGRLEYLAKTAAANGLPLDQWVARVLEAAERGTAGQPEAADRKTA, translated from the coding sequence GTGAGCGGCGCTGTGAGGACCGCGAGCAGTTACAAGGCGAGGCCGGTTGCCGGCAGCGCCGAGCCCGCGCAACGCGATGTGGTCCTGTCCTTCGTGGGGTCACAAGCCAAGGTGCAGAAGTCGGGGATGATCCTCCCGCAGAACCTGTCGGAGCGGTCCTGGGAGCAGATCGGGACCAATCTGCGCGAGCTCGCGAACTCCTCGGTGTGGTGGCTCGCCGACTGGATGAACTACGGCGAGGCCACGTACGGGTGGCGGCGGTACAAGGAGGCGATCGAGCGCACCGGGCTCGACTACCAGACCCTGCGCAACTACTCGTGGGTGGCCCGGCGTTTCGAGCACCACCGCAGGCGCGACAGCCTCAGCTTCGCCCACCACGCCGAGGTGGCCCGTCTGGCGCCGCCGGAGCAGGAGTACTGGCTGCGCAAGGCCGAGCAGCAGAAGTGGTCGCGCAACGAACTGCGCCGGTCGGTCCGCGCCAGCCTGGCCGTCCAGAGCGACAAGGCCGAGCTCACCGCGGGCGGCGACGAGCAGCAGGACGTGCCGCGGCTGGCCGACTCGGCCGCCGCCCACAAGCGTCAGCAGAAGGTCGCCAAGCTGACCATCGAGCTGCCCGCGGGCCGGCTGGAGTACCTCGCGAAGACGGCTGCCGCCAACGGCCTGCCCCTGGACCAGTGGGTGGCCCGGGTGCTCGAGGCCGCCGAGCGGGGAACCGCCGGGCAGCCGGAAGCCGCCGACCGCAAGACCGCCTAG
- a CDS encoding MbtH family protein, whose translation MSTNPFDDQDGRFVVVVNDEDHHSLWPVFAEVPAGWRVVFGEAGRAECLEYVEKNWTDLRPKSLREALAAG comes from the coding sequence TTGAGCACGAACCCCTTCGACGACCAGGACGGCCGCTTCGTCGTTGTCGTCAACGACGAGGACCACCACTCCCTGTGGCCGGTGTTCGCCGAGGTGCCCGCCGGCTGGCGGGTCGTCTTCGGCGAGGCGGGCCGGGCCGAGTGCCTGGAGTACGTCGAGAAGAACTGGACCGACCTGCGCCCCAAGAGCCTGCGCGAGGCCCTCGCGGCGGGCTGA
- a CDS encoding thioesterase II family protein, with the protein MYGTPPALRLFVLHHAGGSHLLYRHWPAGLPDTWDVRLLDAPGHGLLLDTPLIADAGRLADFLLSSIEDDLTCPYAFFGHSMGALVTYEITRRIVDRGLPLPVWIGVSARTAPQVPGARDPYHVLPDDQLRLRLKELGGTPDGVFDDPDLWTLFAPVIRADLSLVENWRPAPDAAPLPVALSAYAGREDLGASPERMAGWEEHSEHFLGLRVFDGGHFYFLDDPGPVLRQIEHDATAALDAAGATRSS; encoded by the coding sequence ATGTACGGCACCCCACCTGCCTTGCGCCTGTTCGTCCTGCACCACGCGGGGGGCTCACACCTGCTGTACCGCCACTGGCCGGCCGGGCTCCCCGACACGTGGGACGTGCGGCTGCTCGACGCCCCGGGCCACGGCCTCCTCCTCGACACCCCGCTGATCGCGGACGCCGGCCGCCTCGCCGACTTCCTGCTGAGCAGCATCGAGGACGACCTGACCTGCCCGTACGCCTTCTTCGGGCACAGCATGGGCGCCCTGGTGACGTACGAGATCACCCGGCGGATCGTCGACCGGGGCCTGCCGCTGCCGGTGTGGATCGGTGTCTCGGCACGCACCGCGCCGCAGGTGCCGGGGGCCCGCGACCCGTACCACGTACTGCCCGACGACCAGCTGCGCCTGCGGCTGAAGGAGCTCGGCGGCACACCGGACGGGGTCTTCGACGACCCCGACCTGTGGACCCTGTTCGCCCCGGTCATCCGGGCCGACCTGAGCCTGGTGGAGAACTGGCGGCCGGCCCCCGACGCCGCCCCGCTGCCCGTGGCACTGTCCGCCTACGCGGGTCGCGAGGACCTCGGCGCCTCACCCGAGCGGATGGCCGGCTGGGAAGAGCACAGCGAGCACTTCCTGGGCCTGCGCGTCTTCGACGGCGGCCACTTCTACTTCCTGGACGATCCCGGTCCGGTGCTGCGCCAGATCGAACACGACGCGACCGCGGCACTCGACGCGGCCGGCGCGACGCGCTCCTCCTGA
- a CDS encoding AfsR/SARP family transcriptional regulator → MQFRILGLVEVQDERTGLRILPTGAKQRALLGALVAKAGHNVSVQRLIDELWGEHPPAHADNALHVHVARLRRLLSGPEVAGGAAQHAPHPWIVTTARGYTLQLASVETDAARFQELTDTARRILPADPAQAGELLRRALSLWRGPALEGSVLGDICAAKAAQLEEHRLTALEMMYDAYLRTGRHCEITGELVELTTDHPLRERFYDLLMVALYRCGRQAEALRVYEQARSRIVRELGVEPGPALRGLMEAILHHDPALATAPARRPAGPARPAPAPAEDEPPAGDAALPLGEEMARLHRRIERLQQEQNQLLRRFNELTAGTAQRVTAGSVPA, encoded by the coding sequence ATGCAGTTCCGCATTCTCGGTCTCGTGGAAGTCCAGGACGAACGGACCGGTCTGCGGATCCTTCCCACCGGAGCCAAGCAGCGCGCACTGCTGGGCGCGCTGGTGGCCAAGGCCGGCCACAACGTCTCCGTGCAACGGCTCATCGACGAGCTGTGGGGCGAACACCCGCCCGCCCACGCCGACAACGCGCTGCACGTCCACGTGGCCCGGCTGCGCCGGCTGCTGTCCGGCCCGGAAGTCGCCGGCGGCGCCGCGCAGCACGCACCGCACCCGTGGATCGTCACCACCGCGCGCGGCTACACCCTCCAGCTCGCCTCCGTCGAAACCGACGCCGCGCGCTTCCAGGAGCTGACCGACACGGCCCGCCGGATCCTGCCCGCCGACCCGGCACAGGCCGGCGAGCTGCTGCGCCGGGCGCTGTCGCTGTGGCGCGGCCCGGCCCTGGAGGGCAGCGTGCTCGGCGACATCTGCGCCGCCAAGGCCGCCCAGCTGGAGGAACACCGGCTGACCGCCCTGGAGATGATGTACGACGCGTACCTGCGCACCGGGCGGCACTGCGAGATCACCGGCGAACTCGTGGAGCTGACCACCGACCACCCCCTGCGGGAGCGCTTCTACGACCTGCTGATGGTCGCCCTCTACCGCTGCGGCCGACAGGCGGAGGCGCTGCGCGTGTACGAACAGGCCCGCAGCCGCATCGTGCGCGAACTCGGAGTCGAGCCGGGCCCCGCGCTGCGCGGCCTGATGGAGGCGATCCTCCACCACGACCCGGCCCTCGCCACGGCCCCCGCCCGCCGCCCGGCCGGCCCCGCCCGGCCCGCGCCGGCGCCCGCCGAGGACGAACCGCCGGCCGGCGACGCGGCGCTCCCGCTGGGCGAGGAGATGGCCCGCCTGCACCGCCGCATCGAGCGGCTCCAGCAGGAGCAGAACCAGCTGCTGCGCCGCTTCAACGAGCTGACCGCGGGCACGGCCCAGCGGGTGACCGCCGGGTCCGTGCCCGCGTAA
- a CDS encoding acetylornithine transaminase: MSGADITGPDFTGAGNAALTRRWQGSMMDNFGTPRLPLVRGQGARVWDAEGNEYLDFVGGIAVNSLGHAHPAVVRAVYEQVASLGHVSNLFIAEPTVRLAERLMQISGRRGRVYFSNSGAEANEAAFKIGRLTGRTHMVSASGGFHGRTMGALALTGQPAKQRPFQPLPGHVTHVPYGDVEALRAAVTPQTALVMLEPLQGENGVVVPPRGYLRAAREITAATGTLLVLDEIQTGIGRTGRWFAAQAEGVEADVVTLAKGLGGGLPIGATLAFGAAADLLTPGTHGSTFGGNPVVCAAALAVLDTIEGTDILDHVTLTGERLRLGLERLGHPLVREVRGAGLLLGVVLEGEHAALVQQAAQDKGLLVNAVMPDVVRLAPPLIVSDREVDVFLDRFLAALSDVLDEVLVPA; the protein is encoded by the coding sequence ATGAGCGGGGCGGACATCACCGGACCGGACTTCACCGGGGCCGGCAACGCGGCGCTGACCCGCCGCTGGCAGGGCTCCATGATGGACAACTTCGGCACTCCCCGGCTGCCGCTGGTGCGGGGCCAGGGCGCCCGGGTCTGGGACGCGGAGGGCAACGAGTACCTCGACTTCGTCGGCGGCATCGCGGTCAACTCGCTCGGCCACGCGCACCCCGCGGTCGTACGGGCCGTCTACGAGCAGGTCGCCTCGCTCGGGCACGTCTCCAACCTGTTCATCGCCGAACCGACCGTCCGCCTGGCCGAGCGGCTGATGCAGATCTCCGGGCGCCGCGGCCGGGTCTACTTCTCCAACTCCGGCGCCGAGGCCAACGAGGCGGCCTTCAAGATCGGCCGGCTGACCGGCCGCACGCACATGGTGTCGGCCTCCGGCGGCTTCCACGGCCGCACCATGGGCGCCCTGGCCCTGACCGGGCAGCCCGCCAAGCAGCGCCCCTTCCAGCCGCTGCCGGGCCACGTCACGCACGTGCCGTACGGGGACGTCGAGGCGCTGCGCGCCGCCGTCACCCCGCAGACCGCGCTGGTGATGCTGGAGCCCCTGCAGGGCGAGAACGGCGTGGTCGTGCCGCCGCGCGGCTACCTGCGGGCCGCCCGCGAGATCACCGCGGCGACGGGCACCCTCCTCGTCCTGGACGAGATCCAGACCGGCATCGGGCGCACGGGCCGCTGGTTCGCGGCCCAGGCCGAAGGCGTCGAGGCGGACGTCGTCACGCTCGCCAAGGGCCTGGGCGGCGGCCTGCCCATCGGCGCGACCCTCGCCTTCGGCGCGGCGGCGGACCTGCTCACGCCCGGTACGCACGGCTCCACCTTCGGCGGGAACCCCGTGGTGTGCGCGGCGGCCCTCGCCGTGCTGGACACGATCGAGGGGACGGACATCCTCGACCACGTGACGTTGACGGGGGAGCGGCTGCGGCTCGGTCTGGAGCGGCTGGGCCACCCGTTGGTGCGCGAGGTCCGCGGCGCCGGCCTGCTGCTGGGCGTCGTCCTCGAAGGGGAGCACGCGGCGCTCGTGCAGCAGGCGGCCCAGGACAAGGGCCTCCTGGTGAACGCGGTGATGCCGGACGTCGTCCGGCTCGCCCCGCCGCTGATCGTGTCGGACCGGGAGGTGGACGTCTTCCTCGACCGCTTCCTGGCGGCCCTGTCCGACGTCCTCGACGAGGTCCTGGTACCGGCCTGA
- the argB gene encoding acetylglutamate kinase: MAKAQVLVEALPWIARHHGKTVVIKFGGNAMIDDELKTAFAQDVLFLRHAGLNPVVVHGGGPQISAQLDRLGLESHFEGGLRVTTDETMDVVRMVLAGQVQRELVGLLNEHGAHAVGMTGEDARLMTATKRYAEIDGEPVDIGRVGDVADVDTGVVQALIDNGRIPVISSIARPEDAKDAAGGGVFNVNADTAAAALAAALGAEALLILTDVEGLYANWPHSDEVISRLTAGELARLLPGLASGMRPKMAGCLHAVNNGVRTARVIDGRVKHSILMQIFAGDGAGTVVVPDDDVSFEGATA, from the coding sequence TTGGCGAAGGCGCAGGTCCTCGTCGAGGCGCTGCCCTGGATCGCGCGGCACCACGGCAAGACCGTCGTCATCAAGTTCGGCGGCAACGCCATGATCGACGACGAGCTCAAGACGGCCTTCGCCCAGGACGTCCTCTTCCTGCGGCACGCCGGCCTGAACCCCGTCGTGGTGCACGGCGGCGGTCCGCAGATCAGTGCGCAGCTCGACCGCCTCGGCCTGGAGTCCCACTTCGAGGGCGGCCTGCGCGTCACCACCGACGAGACCATGGACGTCGTCCGCATGGTCCTCGCCGGGCAGGTGCAGCGCGAGCTCGTCGGGCTGCTCAACGAGCACGGTGCGCACGCGGTCGGCATGACGGGCGAGGACGCCCGCCTGATGACCGCCACCAAGCGCTACGCGGAGATCGACGGCGAGCCCGTGGACATCGGCCGCGTCGGCGACGTCGCCGACGTCGACACCGGGGTCGTCCAGGCCCTCATCGACAACGGGCGGATCCCCGTCATCTCCTCCATCGCCCGGCCCGAGGACGCCAAGGACGCCGCCGGGGGCGGCGTGTTCAACGTCAACGCCGACACCGCCGCCGCGGCGCTCGCCGCCGCGCTCGGCGCCGAGGCGCTGCTGATCCTGACCGACGTCGAGGGCCTGTACGCGAACTGGCCGCACAGCGACGAGGTGATCTCCCGGCTGACCGCCGGCGAGCTGGCGCGGCTGCTGCCGGGCCTCGCCTCCGGGATGCGTCCCAAGATGGCGGGCTGCCTGCACGCCGTGAACAACGGGGTGCGCACCGCCCGCGTCATCGACGGCCGGGTCAAGCACTCCATCCTGATGCAGATCTTCGCCGGTGACGGCGCCGGCACGGTGGTCGTGCCGGACGACGACGTGAGCTTCGAGGGAGCGACCGCATGA
- a CDS encoding RNA-guided endonuclease InsQ/TnpB family protein, translating to MHLRYSFRIEPTPGQRIALARTFGCARVVFNDALAVRKAAYAADKSRIPAGELARRMITEAKKTPERAWLADVSVDALQSSLRDLDTAYANFFASVSGKRRGRRVGLPVFKKKSDHRQSVRSSKNGFRLRDNGRLNLAKIGDLRVRWSRPLPSAPSSVTVIKDAAGRYFASFVVEVEPAELPPVESEVGIDLGLTTYAVLSDGTTIDNPRFLRRAERKPRKAQQTLSRKAKGSRNRAKARIKVARAHARVADARRDWCHQQASRLIRDNQAVYLEDPAVSGLARTRLAKSVHDAARGTFRRILEDKAARYGRHVGVVSRWLPSSQTCHVCWVVDGKKPLHVREWTCGACGTLHDRDLNASHVVLAAGRAERLNAPGGPVRPGVAIPHQARPDERGTHPEPPPVTTGRPTGAPALQGGEDVKTRTRCSRGRSRR from the coding sequence GTGCATCTGCGGTATTCCTTCCGGATCGAGCCGACGCCTGGTCAGCGCATCGCGCTGGCCCGTACGTTCGGATGCGCCCGGGTGGTGTTCAACGATGCGCTGGCCGTCCGGAAGGCCGCGTACGCGGCGGACAAGTCCCGCATCCCGGCGGGGGAACTGGCTCGCCGGATGATCACCGAAGCGAAGAAGACTCCCGAGCGGGCCTGGCTCGCGGACGTGTCGGTGGACGCCTTGCAGTCCTCGCTCCGCGACCTCGACACCGCCTACGCGAATTTCTTCGCTTCGGTGTCGGGGAAGCGGCGCGGCCGCCGGGTGGGGCTGCCGGTGTTCAAGAAGAAGTCGGACCACCGGCAGTCGGTCCGCTCCTCGAAGAACGGTTTCCGGCTCCGCGACAACGGCCGCCTGAACCTCGCGAAGATCGGCGACCTGCGCGTGCGCTGGTCCCGGCCCCTGCCGTCCGCACCGTCGTCCGTGACCGTGATCAAGGACGCGGCAGGCCGCTACTTCGCCTCCTTCGTCGTCGAAGTGGAACCGGCCGAGCTTCCCCCGGTGGAGTCCGAGGTCGGCATCGACCTGGGACTGACCACGTACGCCGTCCTCTCCGACGGCACGACGATCGACAACCCGCGTTTCCTGCGCCGCGCGGAGCGGAAACCGAGGAAGGCCCAGCAGACCCTGAGCCGGAAGGCGAAGGGGTCGAGGAACCGGGCGAAGGCCCGGATCAAGGTCGCCCGTGCTCATGCCCGGGTGGCCGATGCGCGGCGGGACTGGTGCCACCAGCAGGCTTCGAGGCTGATCCGCGACAACCAAGCGGTCTACCTCGAAGACCCGGCGGTCTCCGGCCTCGCACGCACCCGCCTCGCGAAGTCCGTCCACGACGCCGCCCGGGGCACCTTCCGCCGCATCCTGGAGGACAAAGCAGCCCGCTACGGCCGCCACGTCGGCGTCGTGTCGCGGTGGCTTCCGTCGTCCCAGACCTGCCACGTGTGCTGGGTCGTGGACGGCAAGAAGCCCCTGCACGTCCGCGAGTGGACCTGCGGTGCCTGCGGGACTCTCCATGACCGTGACCTCAATGCGTCGCATGTGGTCCTCGCCGCCGGACGGGCGGAGAGGCTAAACGCCCCTGGAGGGCCGGTGAGACCCGGCGTGGCAATCCCGCACCAGGCACGGCCCGACGAACGGGGAACCCACCCGGAGCCACCGCCGGTCACCACCGGCAGGCCGACGGGAGCCCCTGCCCTTCAGGGCGGGGAGGACGTCAAGACGCGTACTCGCTGTTCTCGTGGACGTAGTCGGCGGTGA
- the argJ gene encoding bifunctional glutamate N-acetyltransferase/amino-acid acetyltransferase ArgJ: MSVTAAQGFTAAGIAAGIKQNGNPDLALVVNTGPRRAAAGVFTSNRVQAAPVQWSRQVLGDGGIRAVVLNSGGANACTGPQGVNDTYDTAARTAELLGLDTADVAVCSTGLIGVLLPMDRVLAGIETAVAGLSESGGEDAAVAVMTTDSVHKTAAVTRDGWTVGGMAKGAGMLAPGLATMLVVLTTDADVDSAALDTALRAATRTTFDRVDSDGCMSTNDTVLLLSSGAAGVTPGYAEFAEAVGEVCADLARQLIGDAEGASKEIRIEVVGAATEDDAVEVGRSIARNNLLKCAIHGEDPNWGRVLSAIGTTSAAFEPDQLHVAINDVWVCKNGSMGEDRELVDMTGREVAITVDLGAGSDSAVIWANDLTADYVHENSEYAS, from the coding sequence GTGAGCGTGACCGCAGCACAGGGATTCACGGCGGCGGGCATCGCCGCGGGAATCAAGCAGAACGGCAACCCGGACCTGGCGCTCGTCGTCAACACCGGGCCGCGCCGTGCCGCGGCGGGCGTCTTCACCTCCAACCGCGTGCAGGCCGCCCCCGTCCAGTGGTCCCGGCAGGTCCTCGGGGACGGCGGGATCCGCGCGGTCGTGCTCAACTCCGGCGGGGCCAACGCCTGCACCGGCCCGCAGGGCGTCAACGACACGTACGACACCGCCGCGCGGACCGCCGAACTGCTCGGCCTGGACACGGCGGACGTGGCGGTCTGCTCCACCGGCCTCATCGGCGTGCTGCTGCCCATGGACCGCGTCCTGGCCGGCATCGAGACCGCCGTCGCCGGACTGTCCGAGTCCGGCGGCGAGGACGCGGCGGTCGCGGTCATGACCACCGACTCGGTGCACAAGACGGCTGCGGTCACCCGGGACGGGTGGACGGTCGGCGGGATGGCCAAGGGCGCGGGCATGCTCGCCCCCGGCCTGGCCACCATGCTGGTCGTGCTGACCACGGACGCCGACGTCGACAGCGCGGCCCTGGACACGGCGCTGCGGGCCGCGACCCGTACGACCTTCGACCGGGTCGACTCCGACGGCTGCATGTCCACCAACGACACCGTGCTGCTGCTCTCCTCCGGCGCCGCCGGCGTCACCCCCGGGTACGCCGAGTTCGCCGAGGCCGTCGGCGAGGTCTGCGCCGACCTGGCCCGCCAGCTCATCGGCGACGCCGAGGGCGCCAGCAAGGAGATCCGCATCGAGGTCGTCGGCGCCGCCACCGAGGACGACGCCGTCGAGGTCGGCCGCTCCATCGCCCGCAACAACCTCCTCAAGTGCGCCATCCACGGCGAGGACCCCAACTGGGGCCGCGTCCTGTCCGCCATCGGCACCACCTCCGCCGCCTTCGAACCCGACCAGCTCCACGTCGCCATCAACGACGTGTGGGTCTGCAAGAACGGGTCGATGGGCGAGGACCGCGAGCTGGTGGACATGACCGGCCGCGAAGTCGCGATCACCGTGGACCTCGGCGCGGGCTCCGACTCCGCCGTCATCTGGGCCAACGACCTCACCGCCGACTACGTCCACGAGAACAGCGAGTACGCGTCTTGA